A single region of the Arthrobacter sp. V1I7 genome encodes:
- a CDS encoding amino acid permease, translating to MEQQTKTSGRALGAALKPRQLTMMGLGSAIGAGLFIGSGAGIQAAGPAVLISYLVAGTLIILVMWALGEMAAANPDSGAFSVYTAKAYGPVAGATVGWLWWLQLVVVIAAEALGAAGLLSTIFPALPVWLMAFVFIVVLTAVNLTSVKNFGEFEFWFALLKVAAIVGFLLVGAALLFGWLPGVQSPGLSNFTGAGFAPDGFAGIATALFVVAFAFGGTEIVSVAAAETAEPARSVRTAVRTVLWRILVFYIGAIFVIAAVVPVGSAGLKSPFAAVLEAAGMPGAATAITLVAVAALLSALNANLYGASRMAYSLAERGEAPRLLASVSKARVPVVAVLASVAFGIVTVVLELAFPEKVLPVLLNIVGSTCLLVWTSALLAQLALRLRADREGTELPLRMAGFPWLTGFGLLILAAIFTVGFIGEDSRPQLLSTFALVALLAVANWLHHRSGKVAVRVDASDRAKLPVLID from the coding sequence ATGGAACAACAGACAAAGACGTCTGGCCGCGCACTGGGCGCGGCACTCAAACCCCGCCAGCTCACGATGATGGGGCTCGGAAGCGCCATCGGCGCGGGCCTGTTCATCGGCTCCGGCGCCGGCATCCAGGCTGCCGGCCCGGCCGTGCTTATCTCCTACCTCGTGGCCGGCACGCTCATCATCCTGGTGATGTGGGCCCTCGGTGAGATGGCCGCCGCCAACCCGGACAGCGGCGCCTTCTCCGTCTATACCGCCAAGGCCTACGGGCCGGTGGCCGGTGCCACCGTGGGCTGGCTGTGGTGGCTGCAGCTCGTGGTTGTCATCGCCGCGGAAGCGCTCGGTGCGGCAGGCCTGCTGTCCACCATCTTCCCGGCCCTGCCGGTGTGGCTGATGGCCTTCGTGTTCATCGTGGTGCTCACCGCCGTCAACCTCACCAGTGTGAAGAACTTCGGCGAGTTCGAGTTCTGGTTCGCCCTGCTCAAGGTGGCAGCAATCGTCGGGTTCCTCCTTGTGGGCGCTGCCCTGCTCTTCGGCTGGCTGCCGGGCGTCCAGTCGCCGGGCCTGTCCAACTTCACCGGCGCCGGATTCGCGCCCGACGGCTTCGCCGGGATCGCCACGGCACTGTTCGTGGTGGCGTTCGCGTTCGGCGGCACCGAGATCGTGTCCGTGGCGGCAGCTGAGACCGCGGAGCCGGCCCGCAGTGTGCGGACAGCAGTCCGGACGGTGCTGTGGCGCATCCTGGTCTTCTACATCGGTGCGATCTTCGTTATCGCTGCGGTGGTTCCCGTGGGTTCGGCGGGGCTGAAGAGCCCGTTCGCCGCGGTGTTGGAGGCCGCCGGCATGCCCGGCGCGGCCACCGCCATCACCCTGGTGGCCGTTGCAGCGCTGCTCTCCGCCCTCAACGCCAACCTCTATGGCGCCTCCCGGATGGCCTACTCCCTCGCCGAGCGCGGTGAAGCACCGCGCCTGCTCGCTTCCGTGTCCAAGGCCCGGGTCCCGGTGGTCGCAGTCCTCGCCAGCGTTGCCTTCGGCATTGTCACGGTGGTGCTGGAGTTGGCCTTCCCCGAGAAGGTCCTTCCCGTCCTGCTCAACATCGTCGGCTCGACCTGCCTGCTGGTGTGGACGTCCGCGCTCCTCGCCCAGCTCGCGCTGCGCCTCCGCGCCGACCGTGAGGGAACGGAGCTTCCCCTGCGGATGGCCGGGTTCCCGTGGCTCACGGGCTTTGGCCTGCTCATCCTCGCGGCGATCTTCACGGTGGGCTTCATCGGCGAGGATTCGCGCCCCCAGCTGCTGAGCACCTTCGCACTCGTGGCGCTTTTGGCGGTGGCGAACTGGCTTCACCACCGTTCCGGCAAGGTTGCGGTTCGTGTTGACGCATCGGATCGCGCCAAGCTCCCGGTGCTCATCGACTGA